The following are encoded together in the Capsulimonas corticalis genome:
- a CDS encoding IS3 family transposase (programmed frameshift), whose translation MPNTRKHYSAAFKAQVVLEALKEIKTVAQLASEHQIHPNLLTKWKQEAIADLALVFERKNSQAKAHESQEQKVEQLYQEIGRLTTQVNWLKKKNLASNLTLNERLALVEREERHAMPLLWQADLLSVARSSLYYEPRPARDAEIAIKHRLDEWYTERPCLGTRKLVTLLAQEGILVSRHTIRHYRAEMGLFTLYSAPNLSKPNGPDHKAYPYLLRGLCIDRPNQVWGVDITYIRLRGGFLYLVAFLDWFSRLVVAWELSETLEIPFVLSCTAASLKSAVPEIVNSDQGSHFTSEKFTSQFLTAGARVSMDGRGRYLDNIFTERLWRSVKQEEVYLADYETPREARQGLSSYLKFYNEVRPHQSLGNLTPAVVHAEPHQLLRKQPLQKGDSPP comes from the exons ATGCCCAACACCCGAAAACATTACTCCGCCGCCTTCAAAGCCCAGGTCGTTTTAGAGGCGCTCAAAGAGATCAAGACCGTTGCCCAGCTTGCTTCCGAGCATCAGATTCATCCGAACCTGCTGACCAAGTGGAAGCAGGAAGCCATCGCGGATTTGGCGCTGGTCTTCGAACGCAAGAACTCGCAGGCCAAAGCTCACGAATCGCAGGAGCAGAAAGTCGAACAGCTTTACCAGGAGATCGGTCGCCTCACGACGCAGGTAAACTGGCTGAA AAAAAAAAATCTGGCCTCGAACCTGACGCTTAACGAACGCCTGGCCCTGGTCGAACGCGAAGAACGCCATGCTATGCCGCTGCTCTGGCAGGCCGATCTGCTGTCCGTGGCGCGCAGCAGCTTGTATTATGAGCCACGCCCCGCACGAGATGCGGAGATCGCGATCAAACATCGGCTCGATGAGTGGTACACCGAGCGACCATGCCTTGGAACACGCAAACTTGTGACGCTTTTGGCGCAGGAAGGCATCCTGGTTAGTCGGCACACGATCCGCCATTATCGCGCGGAGATGGGCCTCTTTACTCTGTATTCGGCTCCGAATCTGTCGAAGCCTAATGGCCCTGACCACAAGGCCTATCCGTATTTGCTGCGCGGCTTGTGCATTGATCGGCCCAATCAGGTCTGGGGCGTGGATATCACCTATATTCGGCTGCGCGGCGGCTTCCTTTATCTGGTGGCGTTCCTCGATTGGTTCTCCAGGCTGGTCGTTGCCTGGGAATTATCGGAGACACTGGAAATTCCATTTGTCCTGAGCTGCACCGCCGCGTCATTGAAGAGCGCAGTTCCTGAGATCGTCAATTCGGATCAGGGCAGCCATTTTACGAGCGAGAAGTTCACGAGCCAATTTTTGACGGCGGGAGCGCGCGTCTCCATGGACGGACGCGGACGCTATTTGGACAACATTTTCACGGAGCGTCTGTGGCGCAGCGTCAAACAAGAAGAAGTTTATCTGGCCGATTATGAAACACCGCGTGAGGCGCGACAAGGTCTTTCGTCCTATTTGAAGTTTTACAACGAGGTTCGGCCACATCAGTCGTTGGGCAATCTGACGCCCGCTGTTGTGCATGCCGAGCCGCACCAACTGCTCAGAAAACAACCACTACAGAAAGGAGACAGTCCACCTTAA